From one Lolium rigidum isolate FL_2022 chromosome 4, APGP_CSIRO_Lrig_0.1, whole genome shotgun sequence genomic stretch:
- the LOC124650374 gene encoding uncharacterized protein LOC124650374 codes for MSSQRMGRHQRRASQSVFALPENFAALDDVPASDEHRKASADGGAGEQQQGGRPAAGRHRRAMSMAVNSSRDLEMIKEDGGGYNYNKIGA; via the coding sequence ATGTCGTCGCAGCGGATGGGGCGTCACCAGCGGAGGGCGTCGCAGAGCGTGTTCGCCCTCCCGGAGAACTTCGCCGCCCTCGACGACGTGCCGGCGTCCGACGAGCACCGGAAGGcgtcggcggacggcggcgcgggcGAGCAGCAGCAGGGTGGCCGGCCCGCGGCGGGGCGCCACCGGCGGGCCATGTCCATGGCCGTCAACTCCTCCAGGGACCTCGAGATGAtcaaggaggacggaggcggctacAACTACAACAAGATCGGCGCCTAA